A single window of Cytobacillus dafuensis DNA harbors:
- the yhaM gene encoding 3'-5' exoribonuclease YhaM produces the protein MSKGIVYYEVGEHIEQFLLIKNAAKGIASNGKPFLTLIFQDQSGEIEAKLWDVSDGDEKNFIPETIVKVSGDILNYRGRNQLRIRQIRPASSSDSVKLSDFLETAPLSTEEMMSKITQYIFEMKNPNIQRITRHLLKKHQESFIEYPAATKNHHEFVSGLAFHVVSMLDLAKAIAGLYPSLDTDLLYAGVILHDLGKVIELSGPISTTYTVEGNLLGHITIMVNEIGKAAEELSIMGEEVIILEHLVLSHHGKAEWGSPKPPLIKEAEILHYIDNLDAKMNMLDRALERVKPGEFTERVFALENRSFYKPIFHK, from the coding sequence ATGTCAAAAGGTATAGTTTATTATGAAGTGGGAGAACATATTGAACAGTTTCTCCTAATAAAAAATGCGGCTAAAGGAATAGCAAGCAATGGAAAGCCCTTTTTAACACTTATTTTTCAAGATCAGAGTGGAGAAATTGAAGCAAAGCTCTGGGATGTCTCTGATGGTGATGAAAAGAATTTTATTCCAGAAACAATTGTTAAAGTTTCTGGTGATATATTGAATTATCGCGGACGTAACCAGCTCAGAATTAGACAAATAAGACCGGCGTCCTCAAGCGACTCTGTTAAGCTTTCAGATTTTCTTGAAACAGCACCTCTCAGTACGGAAGAAATGATGAGTAAAATTACTCAATATATTTTTGAAATGAAGAATCCAAATATACAAAGAATTACACGCCATTTATTAAAAAAGCATCAGGAGTCATTCATTGAATATCCAGCTGCAACAAAAAACCATCATGAATTTGTTTCAGGACTTGCCTTCCATGTCGTTTCCATGCTTGATCTGGCAAAAGCAATCGCTGGCCTTTATCCAAGTCTTGATACGGATCTTTTATATGCAGGCGTCATTTTACATGATTTGGGAAAAGTAATTGAACTTTCAGGGCCAATCTCGACTACTTATACAGTAGAGGGAAATTTACTTGGACATATAACAATCATGGTTAATGAAATTGGTAAAGCAGCTGAAGAGCTTTCGATTATGGGAGAGGAAGTGATTATCCTGGAGCATTTAGTCCTTTCCCACCACGGGAAAGCTGAATGGGGAAGCCCTAAACCTCCTCTAATTAAAGAGGCTGAAATTCTTCATTATATTGATAATCTAGATGCGAAGATGAATATGCTTGACCGTGCTCTAGAACGTGTGAAACCCGGTGAATTCACTGAAAGAGTATTTGCATTGGAGAATAGATCATTTTATAAACCTATATTTCATAAATAA
- a CDS encoding sporulation YhaL family protein: MFIPIWVYFVAAGILLSAYMAIRAGREERQVENESIELEGRVYMERIEKEREVKKSSQQSIG, translated from the coding sequence ATGTTTATTCCTATTTGGGTATACTTTGTGGCTGCAGGAATTCTTCTAAGTGCTTATATGGCGATTCGGGCGGGTAGAGAGGAACGTCAAGTTGAAAATGAGAGTATCGAGCTTGAAGGCAGGGTTTACATGGAAAGGATTGAAAAGGAAAGGGAAGTAAAAAAATCTAGTCAGCAATCAATAGGTTAA
- a CDS encoding peptidylprolyl isomerase, with protein sequence MKKWIITLTLTAGVLALSACNANDGKGSDVIVESKAGNITKDELYDAMKDKYGEAVLRDLVYEKVLSDKYKVTDKELDAKVDEIKEQLGPNFEMALMQYGLKDEEEFKEMMRTGLLQEKAAIKDIKVTDKEVKEHYDNYKPQIKARHILVDDEKTANEVKKKLDEGAKFEDLAKEYSKDPGSATNGGDLGWFGPGKMVPEFEKAAYALDVNEISAPVKSEHGYHIIQVTDKKEKKSFEDMKDQMEYEVKVSKLDQEKVQKALDRELKDANVKINDKDLKGIIETTENTESK encoded by the coding sequence ATGAAGAAATGGATTATTACATTAACTCTAACTGCTGGGGTTCTAGCTTTAAGTGCATGTAACGCGAACGATGGAAAAGGATCAGATGTAATTGTCGAGTCAAAAGCTGGTAATATTACAAAGGACGAGCTTTACGATGCAATGAAAGATAAATATGGCGAGGCTGTACTTCGCGATCTTGTCTATGAAAAAGTTCTTTCTGATAAATATAAGGTGACTGACAAAGAGTTAGATGCAAAGGTAGATGAGATTAAGGAACAGCTTGGGCCCAATTTTGAAATGGCTCTAATGCAGTACGGGTTAAAGGATGAAGAGGAATTTAAAGAAATGATGAGAACCGGCTTATTGCAAGAAAAAGCAGCCATTAAAGATATTAAGGTAACCGATAAAGAAGTTAAAGAACACTACGATAACTATAAGCCTCAAATCAAGGCAAGACATATTCTAGTTGATGATGAAAAAACAGCAAATGAAGTGAAGAAAAAACTTGACGAAGGTGCTAAGTTTGAGGATTTAGCAAAGGAATATTCAAAAGATCCTGGTTCTGCAACAAATGGTGGTGACCTTGGCTGGTTCGGACCTGGAAAAATGGTTCCTGAATTTGAAAAAGCAGCATACGCTTTAGATGTTAATGAAATAAGCGCGCCAGTGAAATCTGAGCATGGCTATCATATTATTCAAGTAACAGATAAAAAAGAGAAAAAATCATTTGAAGACATGAAAGATCAAATGGAATATGAAGTAAAGGTTTCAAAGCTTGACCAAGAAAAAGTTCAAAAAGCGCTAGATCGTGAATTAAAAGATGCTAATGTTAAAATTAATGATAAAGATTTAAAAGGCATTATCGAAACTACAGAGAACACTGAGTCTAAGTAA
- a CDS encoding YjcZ family sporulation protein encodes MGACFGGGFALIVVLFILLIIVGAAWL; translated from the coding sequence ATGGGTGCTTGTTTCGGTGGAGGCTTTGCTTTAATTGTAGTGCTGTTCATTTTATTAATTATTGTTGGTGCAGCATGGCTATAA
- a CDS encoding YjcZ family sporulation protein translates to MSGFAHGGGFALVVVLFILLIIIGASWC, encoded by the coding sequence ATGTCAGGATTTGCACATGGGGGAGGATTTGCCTTAGTGGTAGTGTTGTTTATCCTATTAATTATTATTGGTGCATCTTGGTGTTAA
- a CDS encoding DUF3267 domain-containing protein, producing MMNSWKTINFSKQYGSQRLFILSSLTMLLTFIFAYVPAQFLFKTKTLQDNYFILLLFGLWLIYPLHKLFHYLPIAHHSKKIKKMLTIRYGIFPIIQIQVFEPISKWQFIIALFMPFIVINSLIVWACFIFPHYVHYFTILLAFHVGICLPDIISIKTLLFAPKSSYIEENDDGLEILLHKNH from the coding sequence ATGATGAATTCTTGGAAGACGATTAACTTTTCGAAACAATACGGGTCTCAAAGACTTTTTATCTTGTCTTCCTTAACAATGCTGCTCACATTTATTTTTGCATATGTACCAGCACAATTTTTATTTAAAACTAAAACATTACAAGACAATTATTTTATTTTATTGCTATTCGGTCTATGGTTAATCTACCCTCTTCATAAACTGTTTCATTATTTGCCAATTGCCCATCATTCAAAAAAAATTAAAAAAATGTTAACCATTCGATATGGAATTTTTCCAATCATACAGATACAGGTTTTTGAACCCATTTCAAAATGGCAATTCATCATTGCTTTATTTATGCCATTCATCGTTATTAATTCTCTGATCGTTTGGGCTTGTTTTATATTTCCCCATTACGTACATTATTTTACCATTTTGCTTGCCTTTCATGTGGGAATTTGTTTACCTGATATTATTAGTATAAAAACTTTACTTTTCGCACCAAAAAGCTCCTATATCGAAGAAAATGATGATGGATTAGAAATATTACTTCACAAAAACCATTAA
- a CDS encoding DUF1878 family protein encodes MDIHYLLEKIDRLEYQNKLLLKIIEKKDQEFYKLVIKNSLAEKDVNAFIYLCEELSKKIEEQKAEGFVYFHPLFNNFTHHLHPRLEPKEVVRACIKQSLYLPLMKEFQKYL; translated from the coding sequence GTGGACATACATTATTTATTAGAAAAAATAGACAGATTAGAATATCAGAACAAGCTGCTTTTGAAAATAATAGAAAAAAAAGATCAGGAATTTTATAAACTGGTAATAAAAAATTCATTAGCTGAAAAAGATGTTAACGCATTCATTTACCTTTGTGAAGAATTGAGCAAAAAAATAGAAGAACAGAAAGCGGAAGGATTTGTCTATTTTCATCCGCTTTTTAATAATTTTACACATCATTTGCATCCAAGACTTGAACCTAAAGAGGTTGTAAGAGCTTGTATAAAGCAAAGCTTATATTTGCCTCTTATGAAGGAATTCCAAAAATACCTTTAG
- a CDS encoding HTH-type transcriptional regulator Hpr: protein MSDKLYTMKEAMLFSQRIAQLSKALWKSIEKDWQQWIKPYDLNINEHHILWISYHLKGASISDVAKFGVMHVSTAFNFSKKLEERGLLQFSKKENDKRNTYIQLTAEGEEVLLKLMEIYDPDKHAAFSGAKPLRELYGKFPDIIEIMAIVRNIYGDDFMEIFEKSFANIENDFIEDEGKLYKKDISLQESV from the coding sequence ATGTCAGATAAATTGTACACAATGAAGGAAGCGATGCTTTTTAGCCAAAGAATCGCACAATTAAGTAAAGCACTTTGGAAATCAATTGAAAAGGATTGGCAGCAGTGGATTAAGCCTTATGATTTAAATATTAATGAACATCATATATTATGGATTTCCTATCATTTAAAGGGAGCTTCGATATCTGATGTTGCAAAATTTGGAGTGATGCATGTCTCAACCGCTTTTAACTTTTCCAAAAAGCTAGAAGAGCGAGGATTATTGCAGTTTTCTAAAAAGGAAAATGACAAGAGAAATACTTACATTCAACTTACTGCAGAAGGTGAAGAAGTATTATTAAAATTAATGGAGATCTATGATCCTGACAAACACGCTGCCTTTTCAGGTGCAAAGCCTCTAAGAGAGCTATACGGAAAATTCCCAGATATTATTGAAATCATGGCCATTGTAAGAAATATTTACGGGGATGACTTCATGGAAATCTTTGAAAAATCCTTTGCGAACATTGAAAATGATTTTATTGAAGACGAAGGAAAGCTTTATAAAAAAGATATTTCGCTTCAAGAATCTGTCTAG
- a CDS encoding YtxH domain-containing protein, with product MNVKSWLLGFFIGGAAAGISVLLTAPNSGKETRQYVREQKESIQKQILDLNKQLIELKNSTIKASKEGKNTISAFSSEVKTSIQKWRDEILPHQQDLQKELHSIELAILDLEKSIEAKIIKK from the coding sequence ATGAATGTAAAATCATGGTTATTAGGATTTTTTATTGGGGGAGCAGCAGCAGGAATTAGCGTCTTATTAACCGCACCTAATTCTGGTAAAGAAACAAGACAATATGTTAGAGAGCAAAAAGAAAGTATTCAAAAGCAAATACTTGATCTAAATAAACAACTAATTGAATTAAAAAACTCAACAATTAAAGCTTCTAAGGAAGGGAAAAATACCATTTCAGCCTTTTCTTCAGAAGTAAAAACCTCCATTCAAAAATGGAGAGATGAAATTTTACCTCATCAACAGGATCTACAAAAGGAATTACATTCCATTGAACTTGCAATATTAGATCTTGAAAAAAGTATAGAAGCTAAGATTATAAAAAAATAA
- a CDS encoding tryptophan transporter has product MNTKNLVALSLLVGMGAVLHAVVPGFFLGMKPDMMLTMMFLGIVLFPDKKSVMLLGLVTGLISGLTTTFPGGLIPNIIDKPITAFAFLGLFLAFKKFQKSIVSVAVLTAVGTIISGIVFLTSAFLIVGLPGPFTALFAAVVLPAAAVNTIAMVVLYPVALTIVKRTKLNKPTEIITQNNSSEHKIID; this is encoded by the coding sequence ATGAATACGAAAAATCTTGTAGCCCTATCCCTATTGGTGGGAATGGGTGCAGTATTGCACGCAGTTGTTCCAGGCTTTTTCCTTGGAATGAAACCAGACATGATGTTAACGATGATGTTTTTGGGAATTGTACTTTTTCCAGATAAAAAGAGCGTCATGCTACTAGGCTTAGTAACGGGGCTAATTTCAGGATTAACTACGACATTTCCAGGTGGTCTAATTCCAAATATCATTGATAAACCAATTACTGCATTTGCATTCTTAGGTTTATTCCTAGCCTTTAAGAAGTTCCAAAAATCAATCGTGAGCGTAGCAGTATTAACAGCGGTAGGGACAATTATTTCTGGAATCGTATTTTTGACTTCAGCCTTTTTGATTGTCGGTCTACCTGGCCCATTCACTGCTCTATTTGCAGCAGTTGTGTTACCTGCGGCAGCCGTCAATACAATCGCAATGGTTGTTCTTTACCCAGTTGCTTTAACAATTGTAAAGAGAACTAAACTTAATAAGCCGACTGAAATCATTACTCAGAATAACAGTTCTGAACATAAGATTATAGATTAA
- the serC gene encoding 3-phosphoserine/phosphohydroxythreonine transaminase: protein MQRALNFNAGPAALPVSVLQEAEKNWLNYHNSGMAVMELSHRSKDYEAIHQKAQDLLRNILSIPNNYEILFLQGGASLQFSMVPMNLLTEGKIGNYVLTGVWSEKALQEAEKIGSTYIAATSKVQKYRSIPNEISISKDAAYLHITSNNTIYGTQWNQFPSNEFIPLIADMSSDILSKPLDIENFDLIYAGAQKNLGPSGVTVVIINKKLLSNSIDRLPTMLNYNTYAKHNSLYNTPPTLAIYLLKLVLEWVEQEGGLKVIEKRNEEKAKILYDCIDESEGFYIGHAEKESRSKMNVTFNLNHDDISLKFLQQAKEAGFIGLNGHRSVGGCRASIYNAIPVDQVCQLAEFMKAFKNKN from the coding sequence ATGCAAAGAGCACTTAATTTTAATGCGGGACCTGCAGCTCTGCCAGTATCAGTGTTACAGGAAGCTGAAAAAAATTGGTTGAATTATCACAACAGTGGAATGGCGGTTATGGAATTAAGTCACAGAAGCAAAGATTATGAAGCTATTCATCAAAAGGCTCAAGATTTATTAAGAAACATCCTTTCAATTCCTAACAACTATGAAATTCTCTTTCTTCAGGGAGGAGCAAGCTTGCAGTTTTCCATGGTTCCAATGAATCTCTTAACTGAAGGAAAAATAGGCAACTATGTGTTGACTGGAGTTTGGTCTGAAAAAGCGTTACAAGAGGCTGAAAAAATCGGATCCACCTATATTGCTGCTACAAGTAAGGTTCAAAAATATCGTTCAATCCCTAATGAAATTTCAATATCAAAAGATGCAGCCTATCTTCATATTACAAGTAACAACACGATATATGGTACACAGTGGAATCAATTCCCTTCCAATGAATTCATCCCATTAATAGCCGATATGTCTAGTGATATATTAAGTAAACCATTGGATATTGAAAACTTTGACCTAATCTATGCAGGTGCACAAAAAAATCTCGGTCCTTCCGGGGTAACAGTTGTCATTATTAATAAGAAGCTTTTATCAAATTCGATCGATCGTTTACCAACCATGCTGAATTACAATACATATGCAAAGCATAATTCGCTTTATAACACTCCTCCAACACTTGCGATTTACTTGTTAAAGCTAGTTCTTGAATGGGTGGAGCAAGAAGGTGGATTAAAAGTCATTGAGAAAAGAAACGAGGAAAAGGCAAAGATACTTTACGATTGTATTGATGAAAGTGAAGGCTTCTATATAGGTCACGCTGAAAAAGAAAGCAGATCAAAAATGAATGTTACCTTCAATCTTAATCATGATGACATTTCACTGAAGTTTCTTCAACAGGCAAAGGAAGCAGGCTTTATCGGACTTAACGGCCATCGATCTGTGGGAGGCTGCAGAGCCTCTATTTATAACGCCATTCCTGTTGATCAAGTTTGTCAGCTAGCCGAATTCATGAAAGCTTTCAAAAACAAAAATTAG
- a CDS encoding HIT family protein: MSDCIFCKIVNGEIPSSKVFENEHVLAFLDISQVTKGHTLVIPKLHNENIFDMNAETARNLFEVVPQIANAIKQELKPLGMNILQNSGKHAGQEVFHFHMHLIPRYESGDGFGAVWKTHNSDYTQQDLQNMAKEISKQVK; this comes from the coding sequence GTGAGTGATTGTATTTTTTGCAAAATTGTTAATGGGGAAATTCCATCATCAAAGGTATTTGAAAATGAACATGTATTGGCTTTTCTTGACATAAGTCAAGTGACAAAAGGACATACCTTAGTCATCCCTAAATTACATAACGAAAACATTTTTGATATGAATGCTGAAACGGCACGAAATCTCTTTGAAGTAGTTCCTCAAATTGCCAACGCCATAAAACAAGAATTAAAGCCACTAGGAATGAATATCCTACAAAACAGCGGCAAGCACGCTGGACAAGAGGTTTTTCATTTTCATATGCATTTAATCCCGCGCTATGAAAGTGGTGATGGCTTTGGTGCCGTATGGAAAACACACAACTCTGATTATACACAGCAAGATTTACAGAACATGGCTAAAGAAATAAGCAAACAAGTGAAGTAA
- a CDS encoding ABC transporter ATP-binding protein encodes MTLLQLNNVTGGYTRNPVLKDVSFEVNSKEIVGLIGLNGAGKSTTIKHVIGLMEPHSGEITINKKIFHKDKEEYRRQFTFVPETPILYDELTLEEHLKITAMAYGLKEDEYKERIEKLLKEFRMEKRLKWFPAHFSKGMKQKVMIMCAFLVQPSLYIVDEPFVGLDPLGIQSLLDMMKKMKESGAGILMSTHILATAERYCDRFVILHEGKVRAKGTLSDLREQFTMPDATLDDIYIQLTKEEDYV; translated from the coding sequence ATGACGCTTTTGCAATTAAATAATGTTACGGGCGGATATACGAGAAATCCTGTACTAAAGGATGTTTCTTTCGAGGTTAATTCTAAGGAAATTGTGGGTCTAATCGGCCTAAATGGTGCAGGAAAAAGTACAACGATAAAGCATGTTATTGGATTAATGGAACCTCATAGTGGGGAAATAACAATAAATAAGAAAATATTTCATAAAGATAAAGAAGAATATCGAAGACAATTTACATTTGTTCCCGAAACGCCAATTTTATATGATGAGCTGACTCTTGAAGAGCATTTAAAAATAACGGCAATGGCATACGGTTTAAAAGAGGATGAATATAAGGAAAGGATTGAAAAGCTACTAAAAGAGTTTCGAATGGAAAAAAGGCTGAAATGGTTTCCAGCACACTTTTCAAAAGGAATGAAGCAAAAAGTAATGATTATGTGTGCTTTTTTAGTCCAGCCTTCCCTTTATATTGTTGACGAGCCATTTGTAGGACTTGATCCTCTTGGAATCCAGTCTTTACTTGATATGATGAAAAAAATGAAGGAGAGTGGGGCAGGGATTTTGATGTCCACTCATATTTTAGCAACCGCTGAAAGGTATTGTGATCGATTTGTCATTTTACATGAAGGAAAGGTAAGGGCAAAGGGGACTTTATCTGATCTAAGGGAACAATTTACAATGCCGGATGCAACACTTGATGATATTTATATCCAGCTGACAAAGGAAGAAGATTATGTTTGA
- a CDS encoding ABC transporter permease — MFDEKKLWKERFNTWLKEIARYSRYIFNGHIVIVMVFLLGTAAFYYQEWLKTIQEQFPVAIIMAMAIAFILTYSPINTFLTEADKIFLLPLESRLKGYFTRSIIASFIIHAYLLFIGLGVFMPLYARVNDGDFKKYVPFLIAILLMKVLNLFIRWKVQYYVETKVHVFDSIIRYAVNAVFLYFLFSGAGLIFLLPEAALLLIMLFYYDKSTKEKGLKWEFLIEADERRRTSFYRLANLFTDVPKLRQRVKRRKWLDWVFSKLPFAQNVTFSHLYARTFLRAGDYFGLFIRLTLIGAGIIYFFSFGLGQVLVVLLIVYLTGFQLVPLWNHHSNKLWIKLYPVNEQLKIQSFKRLLTNVLYCQTVLLTITIFIKGEWKMAILSLAAGFGLSYFFSNVYIQKKLLK; from the coding sequence ATGTTTGATGAGAAGAAGCTTTGGAAAGAGCGTTTTAACACGTGGCTGAAAGAGATCGCGCGTTACTCACGCTATATTTTTAATGGACATATTGTTATTGTAATGGTTTTTTTGCTTGGAACAGCTGCTTTTTATTATCAGGAGTGGTTAAAAACCATTCAAGAACAATTCCCAGTTGCAATTATTATGGCGATGGCTATTGCATTTATATTAACCTATAGTCCGATCAATACCTTTCTCACTGAAGCGGATAAGATTTTCCTTCTCCCTCTTGAAAGCAGGCTAAAAGGCTATTTTACGCGCTCTATAATTGCAAGCTTTATCATACATGCATATTTGCTTTTTATTGGGCTTGGTGTTTTTATGCCTTTGTATGCAAGAGTAAATGATGGCGATTTTAAAAAATATGTCCCGTTTTTGATTGCCATTCTACTAATGAAGGTATTAAATCTCTTCATTCGCTGGAAGGTTCAATATTATGTCGAAACAAAAGTGCATGTATTCGATTCAATTATAAGGTATGCAGTCAATGCGGTTTTTCTATACTTTCTTTTCTCAGGTGCGGGATTAATATTCCTTCTTCCTGAAGCAGCGTTATTACTAATTATGCTGTTCTATTATGATAAGAGTACAAAAGAAAAAGGGCTGAAATGGGAGTTTTTAATTGAAGCGGATGAAAGAAGAAGGACTTCCTTTTACAGGCTCGCCAATTTATTTACTGATGTCCCGAAGTTAAGACAACGTGTGAAAAGACGGAAATGGCTCGATTGGGTATTCAGTAAGCTGCCATTTGCACAGAATGTAACATTCAGCCATCTTTATGCTAGAACCTTCCTGCGGGCAGGTGATTATTTTGGTTTATTTATTCGTTTAACACTTATTGGAGCAGGAATTATATATTTCTTTTCCTTTGGATTGGGTCAAGTCTTAGTTGTGCTGCTGATTGTCTACCTAACTGGCTTTCAGCTAGTGCCTTTGTGGAATCACCATTCAAACAAGCTATGGATTAAGCTATACCCTGTAAATGAGCAACTAAAGATACAGTCATTTAAGCGACTTCTTACAAACGTTTTATATTGTCAGACTGTATTATTGACGATCACCATTTTTATTAAGGGTGAATGGAAGATGGCGATCCTCTCCCTTGCAGCTGGATTTGGACTTTCGTACTTCTTTTCAAATGTATATATTCAAAAAAAGCTTTTGAAATAG
- a CDS encoding EcsC family protein, translated as MNEYELRALCELEEWKFSLIKKSGILNRLSKKAQTKVNSLIPEKAHQIITDSIKNMVKATLVGSNIITKKKQEVGRTLEEKDTKFYEKLSSHKKTAVIEGAGTGAGGLFLGLADFPLLLSIKMKFLFEAATIYGFDTNEYEERLFILHVFKLAFSSDDKRRETLLIVENWEERKSRILEMDWREFQQEYRDYIDFVKMLQLLPGIGAAVGAYANNNLMEQLGKTAKNAYRMRILNTAPKLD; from the coding sequence ATGAATGAATATGAATTAAGAGCCTTATGTGAATTAGAAGAGTGGAAGTTTTCATTGATAAAGAAATCTGGTATTTTAAACCGTCTTTCAAAAAAAGCACAGACAAAAGTAAATAGTCTTATACCGGAAAAGGCTCATCAAATTATCACCGATAGCATAAAAAACATGGTAAAAGCAACACTTGTTGGTTCAAATATCATAACAAAGAAGAAACAAGAAGTTGGAAGAACATTAGAAGAAAAAGACACTAAGTTTTATGAAAAATTGTCATCCCACAAGAAAACAGCTGTAATTGAAGGGGCTGGAACAGGCGCAGGAGGGTTATTCCTTGGATTAGCTGATTTTCCTTTACTCTTATCGATCAAAATGAAATTTCTTTTCGAGGCCGCGACAATATATGGCTTTGATACAAATGAATACGAAGAACGATTATTTATTCTCCATGTATTTAAGCTTGCCTTTTCAAGTGATGATAAAAGAAGAGAAACACTCCTGATAGTAGAGAATTGGGAGGAAAGAAAATCCAGAATTTTAGAAATGGACTGGAGAGAATTTCAACAAGAATATCGTGACTATATTGATTTCGTTAAGATGCTCCAGCTTTTACCGGGAATTGGAGCGGCGGTTGGCGCATATGCAAATAATAATCTAATGGAGCAGCTTGGAAAAACTGCAAAAAATGCCTATCGGATGAGGATATTAAACACAGCCCCTAAGCTAGATTAA
- a CDS encoding M20 family metallopeptidase: MLSNLFSKLDNYYDEMVSIRRFLHQHPELSFKEVNTANYIKTYYEKMGIEVRGNVGGNGVVAKIYGSKPGKTVALRADFDALPIQDEKDVPYKSLVPGVMHACGHDGHTATLLVLAKSLHEMRDELEGTYVMIHQHAEEYAPGGAISMIEDGCLNGVDVIFGTHLWASESTGTIQYRVGPIMAAADRFDITIQGRGGHGAQPHKTKDAIVTASQAVVNLQQIVSRKVNPIDSAVVSVGSFVADNAFNVIADKAKIGGTVRTFSEDIRANIEKEIERIIKGTCYTADCTYQYLYERGYPAVVNHRNETEYLIECAKNIGDVTAVEETEPHMGGEDFAYYLQHVKGTFFFTGAKPENMIENYPHHHPKFDIDEKAMLVAAKTLGSAALQFHAYAKMRKKEKLLSNNK; this comes from the coding sequence ATGCTAAGTAATTTGTTTTCAAAATTGGATAATTATTATGATGAAATGGTTTCGATAAGACGATTCCTTCATCAGCACCCAGAGCTCTCATTTAAGGAAGTAAATACAGCTAATTACATAAAAACATATTATGAAAAAATGGGAATTGAAGTAAGAGGCAATGTTGGAGGCAATGGGGTAGTTGCTAAAATTTATGGGAGCAAGCCTGGAAAAACAGTTGCACTAAGAGCCGATTTTGATGCATTACCGATCCAAGATGAAAAAGACGTTCCATATAAATCATTGGTGCCTGGTGTCATGCATGCTTGCGGCCACGATGGACATACGGCTACTTTACTTGTTCTCGCAAAATCACTGCATGAAATGAGAGATGAGCTTGAAGGAACATATGTCATGATCCACCAGCATGCTGAGGAGTACGCACCAGGTGGAGCTATTTCAATGATTGAGGATGGATGCCTTAACGGTGTTGATGTTATTTTTGGCACACATTTATGGGCATCAGAGTCGACAGGTACCATTCAATATCGCGTTGGCCCTATTATGGCAGCTGCCGATCGTTTCGATATTACTATACAAGGAAGAGGCGGCCATGGAGCACAGCCGCACAAAACGAAGGATGCCATTGTTACAGCTTCTCAAGCAGTAGTTAATTTACAGCAAATCGTCAGCAGAAAAGTCAATCCTATCGATTCTGCCGTCGTCTCAGTTGGTTCATTTGTCGCGGATAATGCCTTTAATGTTATTGCTGATAAAGCAAAAATAGGCGGAACTGTGCGTACTTTCAGCGAAGACATTCGTGCCAATATCGAAAAAGAGATTGAACGAATTATAAAAGGAACGTGCTACACAGCAGACTGCACCTATCAATACTTATATGAAAGAGGTTACCCTGCTGTTGTAAATCATCGAAATGAAACTGAGTACTTAATAGAGTGTGCAAAAAATATTGGTGATGTTACCGCTGTCGAGGAGACAGAGCCTCACATGGGTGGAGAGGATTTTGCCTACTATCTTCAGCATGTTAAGGGTACATTTTTCTTTACTGGAGCCAAGCCGGAAAATATGATAGAAAATTATCCGCATCATCATCCTAAATTTGATATCGATGAAAAAGCGATGTTGGTTGCAGCGAAAACGCTTGGTTCTGCTGCCCTCCAATTTCATGCTTATGCAAAAATGAGAAAGAAAGAGAAGCTGTTAAGTAACAATAAATAA